One stretch of Pararhizobium qamdonense DNA includes these proteins:
- a CDS encoding glutathione S-transferase family protein produces the protein MGMLVDGVWQDVWYDTKETKGHFKRAASQFRNWITADGAAGPTGEAGFKAEAGRYHLYVSLACPWAHRTLIFRKLKKLEDLITVSIVDPLMLSKGWEFKNEIGGTVDHLFGAQALWQVYVKADPHYSGRVTVPVLWDKKENRMVSNESSEIIRMFNSAFDGLTGSNDDFYPQDLRADIDGLNERIYDAVNNGVYKAGFATTQDAYADNVTTLFEVLDELEERLSTRRYLTGDRITEADWRLFTTLVRFDPVYVGHFKCNIRRIADYPSLQAYLQDLYQVPGVAETVDMRHIKEHYYRSHTMINPTGVVPLGPVLDLDAPHGREKLAA, from the coding sequence ATGGGCATGCTGGTTGACGGCGTCTGGCAGGACGTCTGGTACGACACGAAGGAAACCAAGGGACATTTCAAGCGGGCGGCCTCGCAGTTCCGCAACTGGATTACCGCCGACGGCGCGGCCGGTCCGACCGGCGAAGCCGGCTTCAAGGCGGAGGCCGGGCGCTACCATCTCTACGTCTCGCTCGCCTGTCCCTGGGCGCACCGCACGCTGATTTTCCGCAAGTTGAAGAAGCTGGAAGACCTGATCACCGTCTCCATCGTCGATCCGCTGATGCTGTCAAAGGGCTGGGAATTCAAGAATGAGATCGGCGGCACCGTCGATCATCTGTTTGGCGCGCAAGCGCTCTGGCAGGTCTATGTGAAGGCCGATCCGCATTATTCCGGCCGTGTCACCGTGCCCGTTCTCTGGGACAAAAAAGAAAACAGGATGGTGTCCAACGAATCCTCGGAAATCATCCGCATGTTCAATTCGGCCTTCGACGGATTGACGGGATCGAACGACGATTTCTATCCGCAGGACCTGCGCGCCGATATCGACGGGTTGAACGAGCGCATCTACGATGCGGTCAACAACGGTGTCTACAAGGCAGGTTTTGCCACCACGCAGGATGCCTATGCGGATAATGTCACGACGCTGTTCGAGGTTCTGGACGAACTGGAAGAGCGCCTGTCCACCCGCCGTTACCTGACCGGCGACCGGATCACCGAGGCCGACTGGCGGCTGTTTACAACACTGGTGCGCTTCGATCCGGTCTATGTCGGCCACTTTAAGTGCAACATCCGCCGCATTGCCGATTATCCCAGCCTGCAGGCCTATCTGCAGGATCTCTACCAGGTGCCGGGCGTCGCAGAGACGGTCGATATGCGCCATATCAAGGAGCATTATTACCGCAGCCACACGATGATCAATCCGACCGGGGTCGTGCCGTTAGGGCCGGTGCTCGATCTTGATGCGCCGCATGGCCGGGAAAAACTGGCCGCCTGA
- a CDS encoding GNAT family N-acetyltransferase, with the protein MKKHDLVYLTEDASHDAAIEIINEEAFGPGRFARAAARIREQGPHDLALSFVCADDGETIASVRMTPVMAGSVKGHLLGPLAVRPSHKNRGIGRELVRIAVEAARRKGSHCVILVGDPPYYQPLGFEKVAYGALTFPGPVDPNRVLVVPMAEDVHAGLKGDIHWRA; encoded by the coding sequence ATGAAAAAGCACGATCTCGTCTATCTCACCGAAGACGCTTCCCACGACGCAGCCATCGAAATCATCAATGAAGAAGCTTTCGGCCCCGGCCGGTTTGCGCGTGCAGCCGCCCGCATCCGCGAGCAGGGGCCGCACGATCTGGCGCTATCCTTCGTCTGCGCCGACGATGGCGAAACGATCGCCTCCGTGCGGATGACGCCGGTCATGGCGGGATCGGTCAAGGGGCATCTGCTCGGACCGCTCGCCGTTCGTCCGTCGCACAAGAACCGCGGCATCGGCCGCGAGCTGGTGCGCATTGCGGTCGAGGCGGCCCGGCGCAAGGGCTCGCACTGCGTCATCCTCGTCGGCGATCCGCCCTATTACCAGCCGCTTGGTTTCGAAAAGGTCGCCTATGGCGCGCTGACATTTCCGGGGCCGGTCGATCCCAACCGGGTCCTGGTCGTGCCGATGGCTGAGGACGTCCATGCCGGCCTGAAGGGTGATATCCACTGGCGGGCATGA
- a CDS encoding glycoside hydrolase family 5 protein, with product MRLLPSVLASLLLATSASAADLMHFWDEPQHGGNSFNRLPPDEAYFEALKGYGASWVRLSYDKWKPEKRDFLIGDADKYEGIPAGDLAVLKAALDRADKAGLKVVITPLSLPGMRWAQNNGDRFDGRLWQDKAFWAQSAAFWTDLAAALKDHPAVAAYNIINEPAPEKNNGVAEHGSREAMKAWYGKQAGTARDLPAFYDTVIKAIREADPVTPVMADAGWYAAADAFSYWPGALADGKVLYSFHMYEPYAATSAPNMKRDKPYAYPGKVPFAETEETWNRDRVAAYLQQPVDWADSHGIPRNRMVAGEFGCMRRWDGCKTYLEDVLTSLDNSKLHWAFYSFREDSWDGMDYELGSQKVNWKYWEAIDEGKPDPVKRKAGPEFEPIRKRL from the coding sequence ATGCGCCTGCTGCCCTCCGTCCTCGCCTCGCTTCTCCTTGCCACGTCCGCCTCTGCGGCCGATCTGATGCATTTCTGGGACGAGCCGCAGCATGGCGGCAACAGCTTCAACCGGCTGCCACCGGACGAGGCCTATTTCGAAGCTCTGAAAGGCTATGGCGCCAGCTGGGTGCGGTTGTCCTACGACAAGTGGAAACCGGAAAAACGCGATTTCCTGATCGGCGATGCCGACAAATATGAGGGCATTCCGGCGGGCGATCTCGCCGTGCTGAAGGCGGCGCTCGACCGGGCTGACAAGGCGGGGCTGAAGGTGGTGATTACGCCGCTGTCGCTGCCGGGCATGCGCTGGGCACAGAATAACGGCGATCGATTCGACGGCCGCCTCTGGCAGGACAAGGCGTTCTGGGCGCAATCTGCCGCCTTCTGGACGGATCTGGCCGCAGCCCTGAAGGATCACCCGGCTGTCGCGGCCTACAACATCATCAACGAACCGGCTCCGGAAAAGAACAATGGCGTTGCCGAGCACGGCAGCCGTGAAGCTATGAAGGCCTGGTACGGCAAACAGGCCGGTACCGCACGCGACCTGCCGGCCTTCTACGACACCGTCATCAAGGCTATCCGCGAAGCCGATCCGGTAACGCCCGTCATGGCGGATGCCGGCTGGTATGCCGCAGCCGACGCTTTCAGCTATTGGCCGGGAGCGCTTGCCGACGGCAAGGTGCTCTACAGCTTCCATATGTATGAGCCCTATGCCGCCACCAGCGCGCCGAACATGAAGCGCGACAAGCCCTATGCCTATCCCGGCAAGGTCCCGTTCGCAGAGACGGAGGAAACCTGGAACCGGGACCGCGTCGCCGCCTATCTTCAACAGCCGGTCGATTGGGCCGACAGCCATGGCATCCCGCGCAACCGCATGGTCGCCGGAGAATTCGGCTGCATGCGCCGCTGGGACGGCTGCAAGACCTATCTCGAAGATGTGCTGACGTCGCTCGATAACAGCAAACTGCACTGGGCCTTCTACAGCTTTCGGGAGGACAGCTGGGACGGCATGGACTACGAGCTGGGCTCGCAGAAGGTCAACTGGAAGTACTGGGAGGCGATCGACGAGGGCAAGCCAGATCCGGTCAAGCGCAAGGCTGGACCGGAATTCGAGCCGATCCGGAAGAGGTTGTAA
- a CDS encoding DUF4159 domain-containing protein → MSFLPFIFANPLMLAALVALPAIWWLLRMTPPKPVTEVFPPLRILASVLKREETPSKSPWWLTLLRMLMAAAIILAIADPVFNPRSNTLAGNGPLALVIDNSWATSTDWQRRVETADALISDAEERDLPVSVVFTADQDHNAVPGSAVSARNRLAAAAPQPLRPDRAAAVNALRTALDGTAPGTLAFLSDGIEAAGDKVMTELAALSPQNFRLIEGGKDQAVAISNSANDAESMVVSATRLDTAAARTVPVTAYDTRGRAIANGSVAFAAGEGVARGTLAAPFELRNDFARIAIDGQATAGATFLLDDGFRRRRVALLSGEARDQSQPLLSPLYYINRALAPYADLIQPNEADMAVSIPELLAQKPSMLIMADIGRLPEETYAPITKWIENGGTLVRFAGPRLAAAPADDPLVPVTLRQGERALGGALSWSEPQPLADYPALSPFAGMPRPEGILVKRQVLAEPTADLSSRTWASLADGTPLVTTRTQGSGRIILFHVSAEATWSNLPISGDFVEMLRRSVQLSRSGGVASEGAATGQTLAPYRLLNADGVLISETGKARPLDIAAGITPISSTEHPPGLYGSEEGFTALNLLPRDTTLTPIDASGLSIPYTSEPLIGAEAWSLKPSLFAAALILLLIDSAIVLFMGGAFARWKMPAAAAVVLAIAAAALMVMPGQSLADDSKPGDDLIMRQLDKTHLAYVITGEAEVDRLSERGLAGLTDFLTYRTTLEPGPPIGLDIAADELSFYSLIYWPISANAPMPSQAAISRVDAYMRSGGTVLFDTRDQFSSLSSASGSSPNSERLQAILADLDIPPLEPVPTDNVLTKSFYLLSNFPGRYNGSPLWIEAQPDNGAQPTGRPARSGDGVSPIMITGNDFAGAWAIDANGMPLLPTVPPDEQQRELAFRSGVNIMMYMLTGNYKADQVHIPALLERLGQ, encoded by the coding sequence GTGAGCTTCCTGCCGTTCATCTTCGCCAACCCGCTGATGCTGGCCGCGCTTGTTGCGCTTCCGGCCATCTGGTGGCTGTTGCGCATGACGCCGCCAAAGCCGGTCACGGAAGTTTTTCCGCCGCTGCGCATTCTGGCCAGCGTGCTGAAACGCGAGGAAACGCCCTCGAAAAGCCCGTGGTGGCTGACGCTTTTGCGCATGCTGATGGCCGCCGCCATCATTCTCGCCATCGCCGACCCCGTATTCAATCCACGCTCCAACACGCTCGCCGGCAACGGCCCGCTGGCTTTGGTGATCGACAACAGCTGGGCCACATCGACCGATTGGCAACGCCGAGTCGAGACCGCCGATGCGCTGATCAGCGATGCGGAGGAACGCGACCTGCCGGTCTCCGTCGTCTTCACGGCCGATCAGGACCACAACGCCGTGCCCGGATCGGCCGTCAGCGCCCGCAATCGCCTGGCCGCTGCAGCACCGCAGCCGCTGCGCCCCGACCGCGCCGCAGCCGTCAACGCGCTGAGGACTGCGCTGGATGGAACAGCACCTGGAACGCTGGCTTTCCTGTCCGATGGCATCGAGGCGGCGGGCGATAAGGTCATGACCGAGCTTGCAGCGCTGTCGCCGCAAAATTTCAGGCTGATCGAAGGCGGCAAGGATCAGGCCGTGGCCATCAGCAATTCCGCCAATGACGCCGAATCGATGGTGGTGAGCGCCACCCGTCTCGATACGGCCGCGGCCCGCACAGTGCCGGTCACCGCCTATGACACGCGCGGGCGTGCGATCGCCAACGGCTCCGTAGCCTTTGCCGCCGGCGAAGGCGTGGCCCGGGGCACGCTCGCCGCCCCGTTCGAACTGCGCAACGATTTTGCCCGCATCGCCATCGACGGCCAGGCCACGGCCGGCGCCACCTTCCTGCTGGACGACGGCTTTCGCCGCCGCCGCGTCGCGCTTTTGAGCGGCGAGGCCCGCGACCAGTCGCAGCCGCTTTTGTCACCGCTCTACTATATCAACCGGGCGCTTGCCCCCTATGCGGATCTGATCCAGCCGAACGAAGCCGATATGGCGGTCTCGATCCCCGAGCTTCTGGCGCAAAAGCCGTCCATGCTGATCATGGCCGATATCGGCCGCCTGCCGGAAGAAACCTATGCGCCGATCACCAAATGGATCGAAAACGGCGGCACGTTGGTGCGGTTTGCCGGTCCGCGTCTGGCTGCCGCTCCCGCCGACGATCCGCTGGTTCCGGTGACGCTGCGCCAGGGCGAGCGCGCGCTGGGCGGCGCCCTCTCCTGGTCCGAGCCGCAGCCACTTGCCGATTATCCGGCGCTCAGCCCATTTGCCGGCATGCCGCGCCCGGAGGGCATCCTCGTCAAGCGGCAGGTGCTGGCCGAGCCGACCGCCGACCTGTCGTCGCGCACTTGGGCAAGCCTTGCCGATGGTACGCCGCTGGTGACTACGCGAACGCAAGGCTCAGGCCGCATCATCCTGTTTCATGTCAGCGCCGAAGCAACCTGGTCGAACCTGCCGATCTCCGGCGATTTCGTCGAGATGCTGCGCCGGAGCGTGCAACTGTCACGCAGCGGCGGCGTGGCCAGCGAAGGCGCGGCAACCGGCCAGACGCTGGCGCCCTACCGCCTGCTCAATGCCGATGGCGTGCTGATCAGCGAGACCGGCAAGGCGCGGCCTCTGGATATTGCCGCTGGAATCACCCCTATCTCCAGCACCGAGCACCCGCCCGGTCTCTATGGTTCGGAAGAAGGATTTACCGCGCTGAACCTTTTGCCCCGCGACACCACGCTGACGCCGATCGATGCCAGCGGCCTGTCCATTCCCTACACATCCGAGCCGCTGATCGGCGCCGAGGCCTGGTCGCTGAAACCGTCGCTGTTTGCCGCAGCCCTCATTCTGCTGCTGATCGATTCCGCCATCGTCCTGTTCATGGGCGGCGCCTTTGCCCGCTGGAAAATGCCGGCCGCTGCCGCCGTCGTCCTGGCCATCGCCGCAGCCGCGCTGATGGTAATGCCCGGCCAGTCGCTGGCCGATGACAGCAAGCCCGGCGACGACCTTATCATGCGGCAGCTGGACAAGACCCATCTTGCCTATGTCATCACCGGCGAGGCCGAGGTCGATCGTCTTTCCGAACGCGGGCTGGCGGGCCTGACCGACTTCCTCACCTATCGCACGACACTGGAACCCGGCCCGCCGATCGGTCTCGACATTGCCGCCGACGAATTGTCGTTCTACTCGCTGATCTACTGGCCGATTTCAGCCAATGCGCCGATGCCGAGCCAGGCGGCGATCAGCCGGGTTGATGCCTATATGCGCTCGGGCGGCACCGTGCTGTTCGACACACGCGACCAGTTCTCCTCGCTCTCGTCGGCCTCCGGCAGCAGCCCCAACTCCGAGCGGCTGCAGGCGATCCTGGCCGATCTCGACATCCCGCCGCTGGAGCCCGTGCCGACCGACAACGTGCTGACCAAGTCTTTCTATCTTTTGTCGAATTTTCCCGGCCGCTACAATGGCAGTCCATTGTGGATCGAGGCTCAGCCCGACAATGGCGCGCAACCGACCGGCAGGCCGGCGCGGTCCGGCGATGGCGTTTCGCCGATCATGATCACCGGCAACGACTTTGCCGGCGCCTGGGCGATCGACGCCAATGGCATGCCGCTTCTGCCGACTGTGCCGCCGGACGAGCAGCAGCGCGAACTTGCCTTCCGCTCCGGCGTCAACATCATGATGTATATGCTGACCGGCAACTACAAGGCCGACCAGGTGCACATTCCTGCTCTGCTCGAACGGCTTGGCCAGTGA
- a CDS encoding DUF58 domain-containing protein, with protein sequence MAAIGQIVEPTPSGEVLSRAQSRARLIPDCMVEAKRIANTVISGWHGRRKRGIGENFWQFRPYSDGESLSRIDWRRSARDDHTYVRDREWEAAHTIWLWADLSPSMMYKSKFGSVSKESRALVLMLALAEILARSGERIGCPGVMEPVSARNAAERLATALMHTPLSGGLPQTQMIRGASDLVLIGDFLDPADTIMAQLGPLARRGLRGHVIEIADPAEESFPYAGRTEFTDPETGEKLTAGRAEIIRDDYRRAYIARRDSLGENLRHLGWTFTPHRTDHLASEALVAVHMYLSGMPGRATHGGQL encoded by the coding sequence ATGGCTGCCATAGGCCAAATCGTTGAGCCAACGCCATCCGGAGAAGTCCTGTCCCGTGCGCAGAGCCGTGCCCGGCTAATCCCGGACTGCATGGTCGAGGCAAAGCGCATCGCCAACACGGTGATTTCCGGCTGGCACGGCCGCCGCAAGCGCGGCATCGGCGAGAATTTCTGGCAGTTCCGGCCCTACAGCGATGGCGAAAGCCTGTCGCGCATCGACTGGCGCCGGTCCGCCCGCGACGATCATACCTATGTGCGCGACCGCGAATGGGAGGCGGCCCACACGATCTGGCTCTGGGCCGATCTCTCGCCGTCGATGATGTACAAGTCGAAATTCGGCTCGGTCTCCAAGGAAAGCCGGGCGCTGGTGCTGATGCTCGCCCTGGCCGAGATTCTCGCCCGCTCCGGCGAGCGGATCGGCTGCCCCGGTGTGATGGAGCCGGTTTCGGCCAGAAACGCGGCCGAACGGCTGGCGACGGCCCTGATGCATACGCCGCTTTCGGGCGGCCTGCCGCAGACGCAGATGATCCGCGGCGCAAGCGACCTGGTACTGATCGGCGATTTTCTGGATCCCGCCGATACGATCATGGCGCAGCTCGGCCCGCTCGCACGGCGCGGATTGCGCGGCCATGTCATCGAGATTGCCGATCCTGCGGAGGAAAGCTTTCCCTATGCGGGCCGCACCGAATTCACTGATCCGGAAACCGGCGAGAAACTGACGGCCGGGCGCGCCGAGATTATCCGCGACGACTATCGCCGCGCCTATATCGCACGGCGTGACAGCCTGGGCGAAAACCTGCGCCATCTCGGCTGGACGTTTACGCCGCACCGCACCGACCATCTCGCCTCCGAAGCGCTGGTGGCCGTGCATATGTATCTGTCCGGCATGCCCGGACGCGCCACCCATGGAGGCCAGCTGTGA
- a CDS encoding AAA family ATPase — MGVMKTTDGATDDKAIIAAAEKALNEIALIRKEVGKVIFGQESVVEQTLLAVLSGGHALLVGVPGLAKTKLVSTLGTVLGLNSSRIQFTPDLMPSDILGSEVMDQDENGRRSFRFVPGPIFTQLLMADEINRASPRTQSALLQAMQEYHVTVAGQRNDLPQPFHVLATQNPLEQEGTYPLPEAQLDRFLMQVDVGYPELAAERQILLETTGTHESEAQGVIDAAKLREIQQLIRQMPVSEKVVDAILALVRSARPGNGNAGTDKNVAWGPGPRAGQSLMLCARARALYDGRLAPSIDDIMALAEPVLQHRMALTFAARAEGMSVRDVITGLVKQAKG; from the coding sequence ATGGGTGTGATGAAAACGACAGACGGCGCGACCGACGACAAGGCGATCATTGCTGCCGCTGAAAAGGCGCTGAACGAGATCGCTTTGATCCGCAAGGAAGTCGGCAAGGTGATCTTCGGCCAGGAAAGCGTCGTCGAGCAGACGCTGCTGGCGGTGCTGTCGGGCGGCCACGCGCTGCTGGTCGGCGTTCCCGGCCTTGCCAAGACCAAGCTCGTCTCGACGCTCGGCACAGTTCTCGGCCTCAATTCCAGCCGCATCCAGTTCACGCCCGACCTGATGCCCTCGGATATTCTCGGATCCGAAGTCATGGACCAGGATGAAAACGGCCGCCGGTCCTTCCGCTTCGTGCCCGGCCCGATCTTCACGCAGCTTTTGATGGCCGACGAAATCAACCGCGCCAGCCCGCGCACCCAGTCGGCTTTGCTGCAGGCCATGCAGGAATATCACGTCACCGTGGCCGGCCAGCGCAACGACCTGCCGCAGCCCTTCCATGTGCTGGCGACGCAGAACCCGCTGGAGCAGGAGGGCACCTATCCGCTGCCCGAGGCCCAGCTCGACCGCTTTTTGATGCAGGTCGATGTCGGCTATCCCGAGCTTGCGGCCGAACGGCAGATCCTGCTTGAAACCACCGGCACGCATGAATCCGAGGCGCAGGGCGTCATCGATGCCGCCAAGCTGCGCGAAATCCAGCAGCTCATCCGGCAGATGCCGGTCAGCGAAAAGGTGGTCGATGCCATTCTGGCGCTGGTGCGCTCGGCCCGCCCCGGCAACGGCAATGCCGGCACCGACAAGAACGTCGCCTGGGGCCCCGGCCCGCGCGCCGGCCAGTCGCTGATGCTGTGCGCGCGTGCCCGTGCGCTCTATGACGGCAGACTGGCACCCTCCATCGATGATATCATGGCGCTGGCCGAACCGGTGCTGCAGCACCGCATGGCGCTGACATTTGCCGCCCGCGCCGAAGGCATGTCGGTCCGCGACGTGATCACCGGCCTGGTCAAGCAAGCCAAGGGATAA
- a CDS encoding DUF1285 domain-containing protein — translation MADAEIDQAGDAAGLAALIARAAGQTNGQTKGLPPVERWNPPFCGDIDMEIRADGTWFYMGTPIGRQPLVRLFSTVLRKDEDGKTYLVTPVEKLGIRIADAPFIAVEMNVTDHDGAPVLTFRTNVGDVVEAGPDHALRFVVHGENRELKPYLHVRGRLEALVSRAVMYDLVALGETVEIDGTAMFAVRSGGVTFAIMPAQELEALSE, via the coding sequence ATGGCGGATGCGGAAATAGATCAGGCGGGTGACGCGGCGGGACTTGCGGCGCTGATTGCGCGCGCGGCCGGCCAGACCAACGGCCAAACAAAGGGATTACCCCCGGTTGAGCGGTGGAATCCGCCCTTTTGCGGCGATATCGACATGGAAATCCGGGCTGACGGTACCTGGTTCTACATGGGAACGCCGATCGGCCGGCAGCCTTTAGTGAGGCTGTTTTCCACGGTCCTGCGCAAGGATGAGGACGGCAAGACCTATCTCGTAACTCCTGTGGAAAAACTAGGCATTCGCATCGCCGATGCTCCTTTTATCGCCGTCGAAATGAATGTGACGGACCATGATGGCGCACCCGTCCTGACCTTTCGCACCAATGTCGGCGATGTCGTCGAGGCGGGGCCGGACCATGCCTTGCGGTTCGTCGTGCATGGCGAAAACCGTGAGTTGAAGCCCTATCTGCACGTGCGGGGCAGGCTGGAGGCGCTGGTGTCGCGCGCGGTGATGTATGATCTGGTGGCGCTCGGCGAGACGGTCGAGATCGATGGCACCGCGATGTTTGCCGTGCGCTCCGGCGGTGTGACCTTTGCCATCATGCCGGCGCAAGAACTTGAAGCTTTGTCTGAATGA
- a CDS encoding CoA pyrophosphatase, which translates to MTGPLFSADDFRRRALQQSGSPDEEAWRDHGDFLLNPDTVPYLETLKLRDAAVLVPVIDDGDEARVIFTRRTATLRKHSGQVSFPGGAIDPEDDTPERAALRETEEEIGLDRRFVETVGRLPYYMAMSGFRITPILAVVQPGYDLIPNPAEVAAVFDVPLSFLMNPDNHGLGQATWKGAERYFYSMPYGEQHIWGITAGIVRMLYERLYA; encoded by the coding sequence ATGACCGGGCCACTGTTTTCAGCCGATGACTTTCGCCGCCGCGCGCTGCAGCAATCGGGCAGTCCGGATGAGGAGGCGTGGCGCGATCACGGCGACTTCCTGCTCAATCCGGATACGGTTCCCTATCTGGAAACTTTGAAGCTGAGGGATGCCGCCGTTCTCGTGCCTGTCATCGACGATGGCGACGAGGCGCGGGTGATTTTTACCCGGCGCACGGCAACGCTGCGCAAGCATTCCGGCCAGGTGTCGTTTCCCGGCGGCGCGATCGATCCGGAGGATGACACACCCGAGCGCGCGGCGCTGCGCGAAACGGAAGAGGAAATCGGCCTGGACCGCCGCTTTGTCGAGACCGTTGGCAGGCTGCCCTATTATATGGCGATGTCGGGCTTTCGCATCACCCCCATTCTGGCCGTGGTCCAGCCCGGTTACGATCTCATTCCCAATCCTGCGGAGGTCGCTGCGGTCTTCGATGTGCCGCTCTCCTTCCTGATGAACCCCGACAATCACGGCCTTGGCCAGGCGACCTGGAAGGGTGCCGAGCGGTATTTTTACAGCATGCCCTATGGCGAGCAGCATATCTGGGGCATTACTGCGGGCATCGTCCGCATGTTGTATGAAAGGCTTTACGCATGA
- a CDS encoding CCA tRNA nucleotidyltransferase: MTSVATEAWFSAPALTRVFELLNADGGEVRVVGGAVRNSLMGLAVADIDMATTLLPDVVVARAKAAGIKAVPTGIEHGTVTLVIDGKPYEVTTLRRDVETDGRHAEVAFGTDWTVDAERRDLTVNALYADARGEVIDLVGGLADIEKRNIRFIGNASERVAEDYLRVLRFFRFFAFYGSGRPDADGLRACAQARSKLSTLSAERVWSELKKLLSAENPGRALLWMRTSGVLTEILPESEKWGIDAIPGLIAAEQAFGWQPDPLLRLASIVPPDTERLETMAKRLRLSKAEAAYYSAWTKAPRLPAEIADTAFDRLLYRNGEKGLATALRLALASSRQKSESDPSLLPETARLQRLLTRAEKWQKPSFPLTGADVLATGVAAGPRVGEILAQLEDKWVDGNFNADRATLVARLQSMI, translated from the coding sequence ATGACCTCCGTTGCCACCGAGGCCTGGTTTTCGGCGCCGGCGCTGACACGCGTCTTTGAACTCCTCAATGCCGATGGCGGCGAGGTCCGCGTCGTGGGGGGCGCCGTGCGCAACAGCCTGATGGGGCTTGCCGTCGCCGATATCGACATGGCGACCACGCTTTTGCCGGATGTGGTGGTGGCACGTGCAAAAGCCGCTGGCATCAAGGCGGTGCCGACCGGCATCGAACACGGAACGGTGACGCTGGTCATTGACGGCAAGCCTTACGAAGTGACGACGCTGCGCCGGGACGTGGAAACGGATGGCCGCCATGCCGAGGTTGCATTTGGCACCGACTGGACGGTGGATGCCGAGCGGCGCGACCTGACGGTCAATGCGCTCTATGCCGATGCCAGGGGCGAGGTGATCGATCTCGTCGGCGGTCTCGCCGATATCGAAAAACGCAATATCCGCTTCATCGGCAATGCCAGCGAGCGGGTGGCGGAAGACTATCTGCGGGTGCTGCGGTTCTTCCGGTTCTTTGCCTTTTACGGCTCGGGCCGCCCGGATGCCGATGGTCTTCGCGCCTGCGCGCAGGCCCGCTCGAAGCTGTCGACCTTGTCCGCCGAGCGCGTCTGGTCGGAATTGAAAAAGCTGCTATCGGCTGAAAATCCTGGCCGGGCCCTGCTGTGGATGCGCACCTCCGGCGTGCTGACGGAGATTCTGCCGGAAAGCGAAAAATGGGGCATCGATGCGATCCCCGGCCTGATTGCGGCCGAGCAGGCTTTCGGCTGGCAGCCCGATCCGCTGCTGAGGCTGGCATCGATCGTTCCGCCGGATACCGAACGGCTGGAGACCATGGCCAAGCGGCTGCGGCTGTCGAAGGCCGAAGCCGCTTATTATTCCGCCTGGACCAAGGCGCCGCGCCTGCCGGCCGAGATTGCCGATACGGCATTTGACAGGCTGCTTTACCGCAATGGCGAAAAGGGATTGGCGACCGCGCTGCGGCTGGCGCTGGCCTCGTCGCGGCAGAAATCCGAAAGCGATCCGTCGCTGCTACCGGAGACGGCAAGGCTGCAACGCCTGCTGACACGGGCGGAAAAATGGCAAAAGCCGAGCTTTCCGCTGACGGGCGCGGATGTACTGGCAACCGGCGTTGCGGCCGGACCGCGTGTGGGCGAGATTTTGGCGCAGCTGGAAGACAAATGGGTGGATGGGAATTTCAACGCCGACCGGGCAACGCTGGTTGCCCGGCTTCAATCGATGATCTGA
- a CDS encoding DUF1059 domain-containing protein: MRLFECGTLVPGCEWHTHADSDAEVVRRAVEHMRSTHGETLIRENMVDNIKARIVDEAKVA; encoded by the coding sequence ATGCGATTGTTTGAATGCGGGACCCTCGTGCCCGGCTGCGAATGGCACACCCACGCCGACAGCGACGCCGAAGTCGTTCGCCGCGCCGTGGAGCATATGCGCTCGACGCATGGAGAAACGCTGATTCGCGAAAATATGGTCGATAATATCAAGGCGCGCATCGTCGATGAGGCGAAGGTCGCCTAA
- a CDS encoding DUF4168 domain-containing protein, producing the protein MTIRHMPVAALTAAALSLIVISSPAFAQSAAEPQGTQPMQGTAPAAISDQKIEAFAVAYLQVDKVRQDYAAKIGAEKDAVNKQKLQNEANKQMINAVEKSPDMSLDEYKTIITAAQTNPDVAKKVQDKLKTSDTAQ; encoded by the coding sequence ATGACCATTCGCCACATGCCCGTTGCAGCGCTGACCGCTGCCGCTCTCAGCCTGATCGTCATCAGCTCGCCCGCTTTTGCACAAAGCGCTGCCGAACCCCAGGGCACCCAGCCGATGCAGGGCACGGCACCGGCTGCCATCAGCGACCAGAAGATCGAAGCCTTCGCCGTCGCCTATCTGCAGGTGGACAAGGTGCGCCAGGACTATGCCGCCAAGATCGGCGCCGAAAAGGATGCCGTCAACAAGCAGAAGCTTCAGAACGAAGCCAACAAGCAGATGATCAATGCGGTCGAGAAGTCGCCGGACATGTCGCTTGACGAATACAAGACCATCATCACCGCCGCACAGACCAATCCGGATGTGGCCAAGAAGGTGCAGGATAAGCTCAAGACCAGCGATACCGCCCAGTAG